In Dehalococcoidia bacterium, the genomic stretch CACTGCGGGTGCTCGTTGAAGTCGGCGTAGGCCATGGCGACGGACACGCGTCCGTGCTTTCGTGCTTTCTCGATGAATGCGGAGACGTTTGGTTCGATCTGATAGACGTTCAGGAAGCTATAGCGGATGTTCTCGAGGTCGATGAAGAGTCCGACCTCTCCCGTCCCTATCCCCTGCATCTCTCGTCCCTTTCTCTCTTATCTCTGTTATCGGGAGGTAACGCGAGAATCGTACCACGGACCCCCGGCCGCCTTCGCGGCCGCAGCCGCGAGACGCGAAAGGGGCCGGACTGTTGCTAAACGGTGGCTTCGCGAATCCGGCGCCACGTTCCGAGCCTTGCAAATTGCTACAATGGGAGGTGCCGCCGGTTATTCCCGGACGGGGAGGAAAGAGGTTCAGAACACGACAATGGGAGCTACTGCCAAGACCTTGCTGCTTATGGGGGCACTGACGGGCCTCCTGGCGGGGCTGGGGTACCTGTTCTTCGGCGGATGGCTGGGCGTCATCCTGTTCGTCATCATCGCCGGGGCGTTCAACATCTTCGCGTACTGGAAGTCCGATTCGCTCGCGTTGCGCATGGCCGGCGCGCGCGAAGTGACGCCAGAGCAGGAACCGCGGCTGCACCGCATCGTCGATGAGGTGACGTCGCTGACGAGCCTGCCGAAGCCGCGCGTGTTCGTGGTCGACAACCCGTCGCCCAACGCGTTCGCAACGGGCCGCAATCCCAAGCACGCCGTCGTGGCCGCGACGACGGGCATCATGAGCCTGCTCAATGACCGCGAGCTAAAGGGCGTCATGGCGCACGAACTCGGGCACGTCGGCAACCGCGACATTCTGATCGGCGCAATCGTCGCCGTATTTGCCGGTGCGATCGCCATGGCGGCGAACGTGCTGCAGTTCCGGATGATCTTCGGCGGCCTGGGGGGTGGTGACCGCGGCGGCGGCGGCGGCCTGCTGGCGCTCGTCGCGATCATCCTGATGCCGATCGCAGCCGTCATCATCCAGATGGCGGTGAGCCGTACGCGCGAATACGAGGCGGACCGCACGGGCGCGCGCGTCACGCACGACCCCGACGCGCTCGCCGACGCCCTGATGAAGCTCGAACAGGGTGCGCAGTTGCGGCCGATGCAGGTGAATCCGGCGGCGGCGCACATGTTCATCGTCAACCCGCTGGCGGGATTCCGCGGCGCCAATTTCACGAACCTGTTCACGACGCACCCGCCGATCGAGGAGCGCGTGAAGCGTCTTCGCAACATGGCGCGCAGCGGCTACTAAGCCGGTCCGAAACGCGAAACGCAGTCGAAGGGCGCAGAAGATGCGCCCTTCGCGCATCCGGCGACGGATGCTCCTGGAGGATTCGATCAAACCGCGCGGCGGCGCAGTCCGCACGAACTTCGATGAGGCCTACTACCGGCGCTATTACGGCGGCGCCGCAACGAAGGCACGCGACCGTCGCACGCAACGCCGGCTCGCGTCGCTCGTATTTGCGTATCTCGATCATCTCGAGATCCCGGTGC encodes the following:
- a CDS encoding zinc metalloprotease HtpX; the protein is MGALTGLLAGLGYLFFGGWLGVILFVIIAGAFNIFAYWKSDSLALRMAGAREVTPEQEPRLHRIVDEVTSLTSLPKPRVFVVDNPSPNAFATGRNPKHAVVAATTGIMSLLNDRELKGVMAHELGHVGNRDILIGAIVAVFAGAIAMAANVLQFRMIFGGLGGGDRGGGGGLLALVAIILMPIAAVIIQMAVSRTREYEADRTGARVTHDPDALADALMKLEQGAQLRPMQVNPAAAHMFIVNPLAGFRGANFTNLFTTHPPIEERVKRLRNMARSGY